One genomic segment of Brachionichthys hirsutus isolate HB-005 chromosome 13, CSIRO-AGI_Bhir_v1, whole genome shotgun sequence includes these proteins:
- the acot13 gene encoding acyl-coenzyme A thioesterase 13 yields the protein MSLMGLNSFQKILKVMTDSHCFDRVMRGVEILSVSPSKMVCELRVGEEHANRGGTLHGGYTATLIDVISTLAIMNSERGSPGVSVDMNITYMNAGKLGKDILITAEVLKQGRTLAFATVDITDKATGRLIAQGRHTKHLGSS from the exons ATGAGTTTAATGGGTTTAAATTCGTTCCAGAAAATCTTGAAAGTGATGACAGATTCTCACTGCTTCGACAGGGTCATGCGCGGG GTGGAGATCTTATCCGTTAGCCCAAGTAAGATGGTGTGCGAGTTGCGGGTAGGAGAGGAGCACGCTAACCGCGGAGGGACGCTCCACGGCGGTTACACGGCGACCCTGATCGACGTCATCTCCACGCTGGCTATTATGAATAGTGAAAGAGGATCGCCGGGAGTCAGTGTGGATATGAACATTAC ATACATGAATGCGGGGAAGCTGGGGAAGGACATACTCATCACTGCCGAGGTTCTGAAGCAAGGACGCACGCTGGCGTTCGCCACGGTGGACATCACGGATAAAGCCACGGGGAGGCTCATAGCACAGGGAAGACACACCAAACACCTCGGCAGCAGCTGA
- the tdp2b gene encoding tyrosyl-DNA phosphodiesterase 2 produces MASTSSSEPASVSNVEENRTRICDEFAAIAGTDSAVAQCYLADNEWEMEKALNSFFEADMERVFEVENSPEKESIPKTEQKKVEEKPPGDCIDLTEGSPASACKPSDEDDDKLSLITWNVDGIDTKNLAERARGLCSFIALYTPDVVFLQELIPPYVQYLKKRAVSYLIIEGGEEQYFTGMMLKKSRVRFLESEIFAYPTTQMMRNLLVAQVEFRGQKLCLMTSHLESCKAHAKERMKQLQVAMDRMREAHGDVTVLFGGDTNLRDTEVAKVGLPSSVFDVWERLGRQEHCRYTWDTKANSNLAAPYVSRCRFDRVYVRPATTDGVPRLFPDHMALVGLEKLDCGRFTSDHWGIYCSFTAS; encoded by the exons ATGGCTTCTACATCCAGTTCGGAACCCGCGTCCGTTTCTAACGTGGAGGAAAATCGAACTCGTATCTGTGACGAGTTTGCTGCAATAGCAGGAACAGACAGCGCCGTGGCTCAGTGCTACCTGGCTGACAATGAGTGGGAGATGGAG AAAGCGTTGAACTCGTTCTTTgaggcagacatggagagagtCTTTGAAGTAGAGAATTCACCAGAGAAAGAAAGCATTCCCAAAACAGAGCAGAAGAAAGTTGAGGAAAAGCCTCCGGGAGACTG TATAGATTTGACTGAAGGCAGCCCAGCCTCCGCATGCAAACCctcagatgaagatgatgataaGCTGTCACTGATCACCTGGAACGTGGATGGAATTGACACAAAGAACCTCGCAGAACGTGCCAGAGGCCTCTGCTCATTTATTGCCTT ATATACTCCCGATGTGGTGTTTCTGCAGGAGCTCATTCCACCTTATGTCCAATACTTGAAGAAACGGGCCGTCAGCTACCTAATCATTGAAG GTGGCGAAGAACAATACTTCACTGGGATGATGCTGAAGAAGTCGCGAGTCAGATTCCTGGAGAGTGAAATATTCGCTTACCCAACCACACAAATGATGAGGAATCTGCTTGTAGCTCAG GTGGAATTTAGAGGCCAGAAACTGTGTCTGATGACGTCGCACCTGGAGAGCTGTAAAGCCCATGCGAAGGAGCGCATGAAACAACTGCAGGTGGCGATGGACAGGATGAGAGAGGCGCATGGCGATGTCACCGTCCTGTTCGGAGGCGACACAAACCTGAGGGACACTGAG GTGGCCAAGGTCGGTCTGCCCTCCAGCGTCTTTGATGTGTGGGAGCGACTGGGACGGCAGGAGCATTGCCGCTACACATGGGACACCAAAGCCAACAGCAACCTGGCGGCCCCTTACGTCAGTCGCTGCCGCTTTGACCGGGTCTACGTACGCCCTGCCACGACGGATGGCGTCCCACGCCTCTTCCCTGATCACATGGCCCTAGTGGGATTGGAGAAGCTGGACTGTGGCCGTTTCACTAGCGATCACTGGGGAATCTACTGTAGCTTCACTGCAAGTTAG
- the c13h6orf62 gene encoding uncharacterized protein C6orf62 homolog yields the protein MGDPTSRRNQTRNRLRAQLRKKRESLADQFDFKVYIAFVFKEKKKKSALFEVAEVLPVMTNNYEENILRGVRDSSYSLESSIELLQKDVVQLHAPRYQSMRRDVIGCTQEMDFILWPRNDIEKIVCLLFSRWKGADEEPFRPVQAKFEFHHGDYEKQCLHALGRKDKAGMVMNNPSQTVFLFMDRQHLQSPKTKATVFKLCSLCLYLPQDQLTCWGVGDIEDHLRPYMPD from the exons ATGGGAGATCCAACTTCACGAAGAAATCAGACAAGAAATCGACTTCGAGCTCAACTTCGGAAGAAAAGGGAATCTTTGGCGGATCAGTTTGACTTCAAGGTTTATATAGCCTTCGTTTTCAAAGAAAAG aAAAAGAAGTCTGCACTTTTCGAAGTCGCTGAAGTGTTGCCAGTGATGACCAATAACTATGAAGAAAACATCCTTCGAGGTGTGAGGGATTCCAGCTACTCTCTCGAGAGTTCGATAGAACTCCTGCAAAAAGATGTTGTGCAACTACACGCTCCCCGATACCAGTCAATGCGAAGG gATGTGATCGGCTGCACGCAGGAGATGGACTTCATCCTTTGGCCACGCAATGATATTGAGAAGATTGTCTGTTTGCTGTTCTCCAGATGGAAGGGGGCGGATGAGGAACCCTTCAGGCCTGTTCAG GCCAAGTTTGAATTTCATCATGGAGACTACGAGAAGCAGTGCCTGCATGCTTTGGGTCGTAAAGACAAGGCTGGAATGGTCATGAACAACCCGAGTCAGACTGTGTTTCTCTTCATGGACAGGCAGCACCTGCAG TCTCCTAAAACTAAGGCCACAGTTTTCAAGTTGTGCAGCCTCTGCCTGTACCTGCCTCAGGACCAGCTGACGTGCTGGGGCGTGGGAGACATCGAGGATCACCTCCGCCCCTACATGCCTGATTAA
- the gmnn gene encoding geminin, with translation MSLSGKLKPRHQMSDENIKNFFEPSQRPMGPPRKTLQVIQSTAASKGLGKSSQVNPKRKHWSAEQARGPKRVKVEVKSTQTEESRCLTDDVSKDAYELMVKETPPSAYWKEVAEERRKALYEVLQENEKLHKDIGAKDEWIAKLKGENEELQELAQHVQYMADMVERLTGRSPENLEELKTLALDMDEDELDDGDVKGRREEEDSDQCESDTEDEDEIKTSA, from the exons atgagtttaAGTGGAAAGCTCAAACCTCGCCACCAGATGTCTGACGAGAACATAAAG AACTTTTTCGAACCATCTCAAAGGCCAATGGGACCCCCCAGGAAAACCCTACAGGTCATCCAATCCACAGCTGCCAGCAAGGGTCTGGGAAAGTCTTCTCAG GTCAATCCAAAACGGAAACACTGGAGTGCAGAACAAGCGCGAGGCCCGAAAAGGGTGAAGGTCGAAGTCAAATCCACACAAACCGAAGAATCTCGGTGTCTGACAGATGACGTGTCAAAGGACGCGTATGAGCTTATGGTCAAAG AAACGCCGCCGTCCGCGTACTGGAAAGAAGTGGCGGAGGAACGTCGGAAGGCCTTGTACGAAGTTCTACAGGAGAACGAGAAG TTGCACAAAGACATCGGGGCCAAAGATGAGTGGATAGCAAAGCTCAAGGGTGAAAAcgaagagctgcaggagctggccCAGCACGTCCAGTACATGGCTGATATGGTGGAG AGGCTGACTGGGAGGAGCCCAGAGAATCTGGAGGAATTGAAGACGCTGGCCCTTGATATGGACGAGGACGAGCTTGACGACGGTGACGTGAAGGGTCGGCGTGAGGAAGAAGACTCCGATCAGTGTGAGAGTGAcactgaagatgaggatgaaatCAAAACCTCTGCGTAA